The proteins below come from a single Candidatus Bathyarchaeota archaeon genomic window:
- a CDS encoding flavodoxin domain-containing protein gives MNTCVVFFSRTGNTKRFAQAIAQAANAKLLDLAQIQPDALSSYDMIILGTPVEGASPAKETAAFIANIPPAQNRKAILFATYRVFGNERSMKAIEKVLAEKGYETVLKVSKKGMKPEQPADFNKEVAQIKAELEKQK, from the coding sequence ATGAACACCTGTGTTGTATTTTTCTCCCGCACCGGAAACACCAAACGCTTCGCCCAAGCCATCGCCCAAGCCGCAAACGCAAAGCTGCTTGATTTAGCCCAAATCCAGCCCGATGCCCTATCAAGCTATGACATGATCATTTTAGGAACCCCCGTGGAGGGAGCAAGCCCCGCCAAGGAAACCGCAGCCTTCATCGCAAACATCCCGCCTGCCCAAAACAGAAAAGCCATCCTCTTTGCCACTTATCGCGTATTTGGCAACGAACGCTCCATGAAAGCCATCGAGAAAGTCCTCGCTGAGAAGGGCTACGAAACGGTTCTGAAGGTATCCAAGAAGGGCATGAAACCTGAGCAGCCAGCCGACTTCAATAAAGAAGTAGCGCAGATAAAAGCTGAACTCGAAAAACAAAAATAA